One stretch of Limnohabitans sp. DNA includes these proteins:
- a CDS encoding Lrp/AsnC family transcriptional regulator, protein MKDVYSLKILESLLQDSRMTVQQISERVGLSTTPCWKRIKEMESQGVITGYTVQVDRKKVGLNLMVMADINLSQHTEKTVAEFEAAVQASPHIVHCYSTTGQSDYVLTIMAQDIEAYEHFLMKTLFKLPAVAHVRSSIVLRDIKQVSVLPL, encoded by the coding sequence ATGAAAGACGTTTATAGCTTGAAAATCCTCGAATCCTTGCTACAGGATTCGCGTATGACCGTGCAGCAAATCTCAGAGCGGGTAGGTCTGTCCACCACGCCATGCTGGAAACGCATCAAGGAGATGGAGAGCCAAGGCGTCATCACCGGCTACACCGTTCAGGTGGACCGCAAAAAGGTAGGGCTGAATTTGATGGTGATGGCCGATATCAACCTATCCCAGCACACTGAAAAAACAGTGGCCGAATTTGAGGCGGCTGTGCAGGCTTCGCCTCACATCGTGCACTGTTATTCCACCACGGGCCAATCAGACTATGTGTTGACCATCATGGCGCAAGATATCGAGGCGTATGAACACTTCCTGATGAAAACTTTGTTTAAGCTGCCCGCAGTGGCGCATGTGCGTTCGAGCATCGTGTTGCGGGATATCAAACAGGTTTCAGTGCTGCCGCTTTGA
- a CDS encoding YeeE/YedE thiosulfate transporter family protein: MKRLPLAALLAAFFIFLALSVSVRQAVLMLVGVGMGAALAGARFGFTTGWRQLIEQRNPQGVAGQVLLLALASLAALPLLGQFSELQAALGPPSVSLLVGAFVFGLTMQIADGCGSGTLYKAGLGVPLNMGILPLFALGSFLGSVHLDSWLSLGQMAPVSFSAAYGTGGALALTLALLAAVLVAVRLWVGAGQTWLDKRWLWGAVALAVLATLNLLLAGQPWGVVYGFGLWAAKVSVALGAFDPTANAFWGQAGNAQRLTQTVFMDVTTITNIGILGGALWVSAKAASNSTPLTTQQWVIGLIAGFVMGYSSRLAFGCNIGAMLSGISTGSLHGWIWVPLAFAGTLIGVRVRRHYQF, translated from the coding sequence ATGAAACGCCTTCCTTTAGCGGCCTTGCTGGCCGCTTTTTTCATCTTTTTAGCCCTGTCCGTGTCCGTCCGCCAGGCGGTGCTGATGCTGGTGGGCGTGGGCATGGGCGCGGCTTTGGCGGGGGCGCGCTTTGGCTTCACCACCGGCTGGCGACAACTCATTGAGCAGCGCAACCCCCAGGGCGTTGCCGGGCAGGTGCTGCTGCTGGCCCTGGCCAGCCTGGCGGCGCTGCCGCTGCTGGGGCAGTTTTCTGAATTGCAAGCCGCTTTGGGGCCACCCAGCGTGAGCTTGCTGGTGGGTGCGTTCGTGTTCGGGCTGACCATGCAAATTGCCGACGGCTGCGGTTCGGGCACTTTGTACAAAGCCGGTTTGGGCGTGCCCCTCAACATGGGCATCTTGCCGCTGTTTGCACTGGGCAGTTTTTTGGGATCGGTGCACCTGGACAGCTGGCTGTCGCTGGGCCAAATGGCCCCGGTCAGTTTTTCAGCCGCGTACGGCACAGGCGGCGCGCTGGCCCTGACGCTGGCTTTGCTGGCCGCCGTGCTGGTGGCGGTGCGCCTGTGGGTGGGCGCGGGCCAAACCTGGCTGGACAAACGCTGGCTTTGGGGTGCCGTGGCGCTGGCGGTGCTGGCCACACTCAACTTGTTGCTGGCGGGCCAGCCCTGGGGCGTGGTGTACGGCTTTGGCCTGTGGGCCGCCAAGGTGTCGGTGGCGCTGGGCGCTTTTGACCCCACGGCCAATGCCTTTTGGGGCCAGGCGGGCAATGCGCAACGCCTGACACAAACCGTGTTCATGGACGTGACCACCATCACCAACATCGGCATCTTGGGCGGTGCGTTGTGGGTCTCGGCCAAAGCCGCCTCCAACAGCACGCCTTTGACCACCCAGCAATGGGTGATTGGCCTGATTGCCGGGTTCGTCATGGGCTACAGCTCGCGCTTGGCCTTTGGCTGCAACATCGGCGCCATGCTCAGCGGCATCTCTACTGGCAGCTTGCACGGCTGGATCTGGGTGCCCCTGGCTTTTGCAGGCACGTTGATCGGTGTGCGCGTGCGCCGCCATTACCAATTTTGA